The nucleotide window GCAGGGGCTTCTTGTGCCAGTGGCGCTGCATGAACTGCGCGGGCGTCAGGCCGCCGAGCAGGGTGAGGGGTTGGTCGGTTTTCATGGCAAAGGCAGTCAGCCCCGCGGGGCATGGGTCAAGCTGCGACAATTCTCCTATGGAAATCACCCCCCAATGCGTGGTCGCTTTGACCTGGATCTTGAAAGACACACTGGACGAGGAACTGGACGTCCTGGCCGAGCCCGTCGAGTTTCTCGTGGGCGGCGACGATCTGCTCGCCCGCATCGAGGAAGCCCTGCAGGGCCACCGTGCGGGCGCCACCGTGGCGCTGCACCTGGAGCCCGAGGAAGCCTTCGGCGACTACCAGGACCAGCTCATCTTCCTGGAACCCCGGGGGCTGTTCCCCGATGCGCTGGAGGAAGGCATGACGTTCGAAGGCAGCGCCCTGCCCCAGGGCTGCAGCCCGGCCGCACCGCGCGATTCCCTCTACACCGTGACGGACATCTACCCCGAGCATGTGGTGCTCGACGGCAACCACCCGCTCGCCGGCATCGCCCTGCGGCTGACCCTGATGGTGCATGGGGTGCGCGAGGCGACCGAGGAAGAGATCGGCAGCGGCTCTGCGGGCACGGGGTTCTTTCGCATTCAGCCCGGTGCCGCAGGAAGCGGCCTGCTGCACTGAGCCAGAGCTGCGTCAATAGCGCGAGATCTGTCCATTGACCATGCGCACGCGGTCGCCCACGCGCAGGTCGCCGGGCGAGCTGACATCGTAGGCGCGCATGCCGCCCTGGTCGAGCTGGATGCTGATGCGGTAGGCCTGGGTATAGCCCTGGTTCATGCGCCCTTCGATGGTGTTGCCCGCCACGGCACCGCCCACGGCGCCCAGCACCGTGGCGGCCGTGCGGCCGCTGCCGCCGCCGATCTGGTTGCCCAGAATGCCCCCCACCACGCCGCCGAGCACGGCACCGCCGCCCGAGGTGTTGCCGCCCTGCGGCACCTGCATGACGTCGATGCGCGAGACACGGCCATACTCGGTCGGGTAGGCCTGCTGCGGGTACGAAGGATAGGACTGGTGGTGCTGGCGCGGCGGCGCGGCGCATGCCGCCAGCGTGGAGGCCAGCACGATGCTGGAGATCAGGGATACACCGCGAGGGATGGAAGGCATGGAATTCTCCTGTGTTGTGGCAGCCGCCGGTTTCGGTGGCGCTGCGCTTGGTGGGTGGGATGGGCCCTTCGCGGCAATGTTCCCATGATTTTGTTGCAGAGTTGCACATGCCGGCCCGCCTGCCCTGGGGGCATCGGTGCCGCCAGGCCTTCCAGCGCTACCATGCGCCAAGACAAACCATCGCCCGCCCCAAAGCCTGGAAAGCCACGCCATGACGCCCCACCCGCCAGGTGATGACCCCGGCCGCGATGCGCCTGCCGCCCCGTGGCGTGGCCGCATGGCCGCACCATGGCGCTTCACCGTCGTGCTGGTGTGCGCCCTGGCCGTGGCCGGCATCTGGCTGGCCACGCTGCAGCGCATCACATTCGAGCGCGAGCAGGCCGCCAGCGCGGCCATGCAATCCAATGCCAACCTGGCGATCGCCTTCGAGCAGCAGATGTTCCGCACCCTCAAGGCGGCGGAGCAGATCGCCGCCTTCGTGCGCGAAGAATACCTGCGCAGCGGCCCCGGCATCCCGCTGCAGCGGTGGGTGCAGGACGATGTGATCCGCGAGGAAATGTTCACCATCGTCAGCGTGGTGGACGAAGCCGGGAACGTCGCCGCCAGCAGCCGCCCGCCCACGGGCCCGGTGAACTATGCCGACCGCGATTTCTTCATGGCGCAGCACAACGAGCGGCCCGACCACCTCTTCGTCAGCCCGCCGGTGCTGGGCCGCATCTCGGGCCTTTGGCAGGTGCCGATGTCGCTGCGCATCACGCGCCCGGACGGCAGCTTCGGCGGGGTGGTGGTCATGTCGGTCGATCCGTCCCACCTCACCGACTTCTACCGCCAGGCGCGCCTGGGCACGCAGGGCCTGCTGGAAGTGAGTGGCCTCGACGGCATGGTACGCGCCCGGGAAACCGGCGGACAAGCCCGCTTCGGCATGCCGGCGCACGCCATGCCCTGGATGCAGCGCCAGGCCGCCATTCCCGAGGGCAGTTTCGTGGACAGCGGCCAGGCCAGCGACGGCGTGGCGCGCATCGTCAGCTACCGCACCATGCGCGACTATCCCCTGGTGCTCGCCGTGGGCACGGCCTATGCGCAGGCCATGGCGCCGGCGCAGCAGCGCCGCAGCAGCTACCTCGCCGTCGCCGGCGGCGCCACGGCGACGCTGCTGGGCGGCACCGGGCTGCTGCTGTGGGTGCTGGCACGCCAGCGCCGCGTGGCGCAGGCCCTGCACGCCAACGAGGCGCTGTTCCGCGCCACCTTCCACCAGGCGGCCATGGGCATCGCGCACATCACGCCGCAGGGGCAGATCCTGCGCGCCAACGAGAAATACTGCCGCATGCTGGGCTACGACGGCGAGGCGCTGCGCACGCGCACCCTGTTCGACCTCAGCGAAGGGCCAGCCCGCGACGCCGCCCGCCAGTTCCTGGCCGAGCGCCTGGCCGACCACTCCCAAGCGCTTTCGCCGGAGATCGAGAAGCCCTACCTGCGCAAGGACGGCTCGACCCTGTGGGCCTGCGAGGCGCTGGGCGTGGTGCGGGACGCCGGCGGCAAGCCCGACTTCCTGGTGGCGGTGGTCCAGGACATCACCGCGCGCAAGAACCTGGAGGCGCGCCTGGCGCACGACGCGCGCCACGACGCCCTCACCGGCCTGCCCAACCGGCTGCTGTTCCAGGACCGCTTCACGCAGGTGCTCGATTCGGCGCGCCGCCATGGCCGGCGCGCCGCCGTGCTTTACCTGGACCTCGATGGCTTCAAGGCCGTGAACGACCTGCACGGCCACGCGGCGGGCGACCTGCTGCTGCGCCAGGTGGCGCAGCGCCTGCAGGGCTGCGTGCGCGCCGAGGACACGGTGTCGCGTTTCGGCGGCGACGAATTCGGCATCGTGCTGGCCACGGCCGACGCAGCGGACGACTGCGCCCAGGTGGCCGCCAAGGTCCTGCGCGTGCTGGCGCTGCCCTTCGACCTGGATGGCGTCCGGGTGCAGGTATCCGCCAGCGTGGGCGCGGCGCTGTTCCCCGACCATGGCGACGACATCGACACGCTGGTGGCGCGCGCCGACGGCGCCATGTACGCGGCCAAGAAGGCCGGCAAGAACCGCTTCTGCAGCCACGCTCCTGATTGAATAGCTGCTAGCGCTTTCTGGATAAGGGTTTGCGCCGTTTTCCATACCCAATCACTGCGCCGCCGCCACCTCCCAGCGCCCCGCCACGTTCTTGAGCAGCGTGGCCGCCGCCGCCAGGCGCCGGTTGCGCACGCCGATCAGGCCGTTCTGCGCCGACAGCACCTGCGCCTGGGCGCTGAGCACGTTCAGGTAGGCCACGGTGCCGGCGCGGTACTGGTTGTTCACCACGTCGAGCGCACGCTGCGCGGCCGCCACGGCCTCGGCCTGCACAGCCTGTTCGCGCTCCAGCGCGGCGCCGGCCACCAGGTTGTCCTCCACCTCCTGCAGCGCCGTCAGCACCGTCTGGCGGTAGCTGGCCGCTGCCTGCGCCTGCGCGGCGCGGGCAGCGTCCACGGCGGCACTGCGTGCCCCGCCGTCGAACAGCGTGGCCGCCAGCGCCGGGCCCAGGGACCAGACCAGGTTGGGCGCGCTCACCAGGTCGCCCCAGGACGTGCCGCGGTAGCCCGCCGAGGCCGAGAGCGTGAGCGCGGGGAAGAACGCCGCACGCGCCGCGCCCACCTGGGCGTTGGCCGCGGCCACGCGCCGCTCGGCGGCGGCGATGTCGGGGCGGCGCTCCAGTAGGCGCGAGGGCAGTTGCGCCGGCACCGGCGGCGGCACGGGCAGCGCGGCCGTGGGCGCCAGGCTGAACGCGGCGGGCGCCTGCCCGGCCAGCGCGGCCAGCGCGTGCTCCAACTGCGCGCGGCTGGTCTGCGCCTCGATGCGCTGCGCCTGGGTGGACAGGTAGGTGGCCTGGGCCTGCGCCACGTCGGCACTGGAGGCCACGCCGGCGCGGTAGCGGTTTTGCGTCAGGTCCCAGTTGCGCTGGTAGGCCGCCAGGGTTTCGCCCAGCAGGCGCTCCTGCGCCTCGGCGGCGCGCAGCGCGAAATAGGTCTGCGCCACACTGGCCTGCACCGACAGGCGCATGGCGGCCAGGTCGTCGGCGCTGGCCTGCAGGCTGGCCTGGGCAGCCTCGGCGCCGGCCGAGAGGCGCCCCCACAGGTCCAGCTCCCAGCCCGCCGCCAGGCCGATGCTGTCGGCCGTGGCGATGCTGCGGCCCGCGCTGCCATTGCTGCGCGCGCGCGTGCTGCCGGCATTGGCCCCGAGCGTGGGCGCCAGCGCGGCGCGGCTGCCGTCCAGCGCCGCATGGGCGGCGCGCAGGCGGGCCAGCGCCAGGGCGATGTTCTGGTTGGCCTGCTGCGCCTGCTGCTGCAGTTGGTCGAGCACCGGGTCGTTGAACAGCCGCCACCAGTCGTCGGGTACGGCATCCTGCGGCTGGGCGGCCTGCCACACGCCGCTGCCCGGCACGCCCTCCTTGAAGGCGGCGGGCACGTCCAGCGCCGGGCGTTCGTAGGGCTGCACCGTGCCGCAGGCCGCCAGCCCTACCAGGTTCATCAGCAAAAAAGCCCTCCAGCCCTTGCTGGTCAAGCGCTGGCAGCTATCAAAACGGGAGTCGTCAAACGGCATGGGGAATCTCCTTGCGGCGCGGGCGCAGCACGCGCTGGCGCAGGCGGTCGAGCACCACGTAGACCACGGGCGTGGTGTACAGCGTGAGCAGTTGGCTCACCAGCAGGCCCCCGACCACGGCGATGCCCAGCGGCTGGCGCAACTCGGCGCCGTCGCCCCGGCCCAGCGCCAGCGGCAGCGCGCCCATGGCGGCGGCCAGCGTGGTCATGAGGATGGGGCGCAGGCGCAGGCTGCAGGCGCGGTAGATGGCCTGCGCGGCCCCGGCGTGGCCCTGGCGCTGCCGCGCGAGGGCGAAGTCGATCATCATGATGGCGTTCTTCTTCACGATGCCGATGAGCAGGATCACGCCGATCAGCGCGATGAGCGAGAACTCGGTCTTGAACAGCATCAGCGCCAGCAGCGCGCCCACGCCGGCCGAGGGCAGCGTGGACAGGATGGTGAGCGGGTGCACCAGGCTCTCGTAGAGCATGCCCAGCACCAGGTAGATGGCCACCATGGCCGCCAGGATGAGCAGCGGCTGCCCCGCCAGCGCCTGCTGGAAGGCGCCCGCCGTGCCGCTGAAAGACCCGCGCACCGACACCGGCACGCCGAGTTGCGCCACGGCCTGGTGGATGGCCTCGGTGGCCTGCGACATCGACACACCCGGCGCCAGGCTGAAGCTCACCGTGCTGGCGGGCGTGCCGCGCTCGTGGTTGACGGACAGCGGCGTGTTGGTCTGCGTGATGCGCGCGAACGCCGTCAGCGGCACGCGCTCGCCCCGGCCGTTGACGAAGAAGAAGCCGCGCAGCGTCTCGGGGCTCTGCAGGAACCGGGGCGCCGCCTCCATCACCACGCGGTACTGGTTCAGCGGGTTGTAGATCACGCCCACCTGGCGCTGGCCGAAGGCATCGTTCAGCGTGGCATCGATCTGCGCCATGGTCAGGCCCAGGCGCGCCACGGCGTCGCGGTCCACCTCCAGCGTGGTCTGCACGCCGTAGTCCTGCACGTCGCTGTTCACGTCCTCCAGCTCGGGCAGTTGCGCCATGGCCTGGCGGATGCGCGGCTCCCAGGTGCGCAGGTCCTGGATGTCGTCGGCCTGCAGCGTGAAGTCGAGCGAGCCGCTGCTCTGGCGCCCGCCGATGCGGATGTCGCGCTGCGGCACCATGAACAGGCGCGCGCCGGGCTCGTCCTTGAGCTGCTGGCGCAGGCGCTCGATCACCTGCTCGGACGACGCCTGCCGCTCGGCCAGCGGCTTGAGCGACATGAACATCATGGCCGCGTTGCGCTGCCCACCGCCGGTGAAGCCGGTGACATGCTCCACCGCCGGGTCGGCCTGCACGATGGCCAGGAAGCGCTTGAGGCGCTGCTCCATGGCCTGGTACGAGCTGGCCTGGTCGGCGCGGATGAAGCCCATGACGCGGCCCGTGTCCTGCTCGGGCATGAAGCCCTTGTCGATGGCCACGTACAGGTGCACGTTCAGCGCCACCACGCCCGCCAGCGCCAGCAGCACCAGCGGCTGGTGGCGCAGGCACCAGGCCAGGCTGCGCCGGTAGCCGCGCAGGCAGCCCGCCGCCAGCGCATCCAGCCAGCGCCCTGCCCGGCCGCGCTGCGGCGCGCGCAGGGGCTGGCGCAGCAGGTGCGCGCACATCATGGGCGTGGTGGTGAGCGACACCACCATCGACACCAGGATGGCCGCCGACATGACGATGGCGAATTCGCGGAAGAAGCGCCCGACGATGCCGCCCATGAACCAGATGGGCACGAACACGGCGATCAGCGACAGGCTCATCGACACCACGGTGAAGCCGATCTCGCGCGAGCCCTGCAGCGCTGCCTCGAGCGCGCCCATGCCGCGCTCCATGTGGCGCATGATGTTTTCCAGCACCACGATGGCGTCGTCCACCACGAAGCCCGTGACCACGGTGAGCGCCATGAGCGAGAGGTTGTCCAGCGTGTAGCCCGCCAGGTACATCACGCCGAAGGTGCCGGCCAGCGACGCAGGCACGGCCACGCTGGGGATGAGCGTGGCGCGCCCGTTGCGCAGGAACAGGAACACCACCAGGATGACCAGCCCCACGGCCAGCGCCAGCGCGCGCTCCACCTCCACCAGCGAGGCGCGCAGCGTGGGCGTGCGGTCGGAGACGATGGTGATGTCGATGGCCTCGGGGATCGAGGCCTTGAGCTGCGGCAGCAGCGCGCGCACGCGCTCCACCGCCTCCAGGATGTTGGCGCCCGGCTGCTTGTACACCTGCAGCAGGATGGCCGGCTTGCCGTTGGCCACGCCGTAGTTGCGCACGTCCTGCACCGAATCGGCCACGTCGGCCACGTCGGACAGGCGCACGGCGTTGCCACCGGCCCAGCGCAGCACCAGCGGCGCGTAGTCGGCGGCCTGGC belongs to Acidovorax sp. YS12 and includes:
- a CDS encoding diguanylate cyclase encodes the protein MAAPWRFTVVLVCALAVAGIWLATLQRITFEREQAASAAMQSNANLAIAFEQQMFRTLKAAEQIAAFVREEYLRSGPGIPLQRWVQDDVIREEMFTIVSVVDEAGNVAASSRPPTGPVNYADRDFFMAQHNERPDHLFVSPPVLGRISGLWQVPMSLRITRPDGSFGGVVVMSVDPSHLTDFYRQARLGTQGLLEVSGLDGMVRARETGGQARFGMPAHAMPWMQRQAAIPEGSFVDSGQASDGVARIVSYRTMRDYPLVLAVGTAYAQAMAPAQQRRSSYLAVAGGATATLLGGTGLLLWVLARQRRVAQALHANEALFRATFHQAAMGIAHITPQGQILRANEKYCRMLGYDGEALRTRTLFDLSEGPARDAARQFLAERLADHSQALSPEIEKPYLRKDGSTLWACEALGVVRDAGGKPDFLVAVVQDITARKNLEARLAHDARHDALTGLPNRLLFQDRFTQVLDSARRHGRRAAVLYLDLDGFKAVNDLHGHAAGDLLLRQVAQRLQGCVRAEDTVSRFGGDEFGIVLATADAADDCAQVAAKVLRVLALPFDLDGVRVQVSASVGAALFPDHGDDIDTLVARADGAMYAAKKAGKNRFCSHAPD
- a CDS encoding glycine zipper 2TM domain-containing protein, coding for MPSIPRGVSLISSIVLASTLAACAAPPRQHHQSYPSYPQQAYPTEYGRVSRIDVMQVPQGGNTSGGGAVLGGVVGGILGNQIGGGSGRTAATVLGAVGGAVAGNTIEGRMNQGYTQAYRISIQLDQGGMRAYDVSSPGDLRVGDRVRMVNGQISRY
- a CDS encoding FKBP-type peptidyl-prolyl cis-trans isomerase — encoded protein: MEITPQCVVALTWILKDTLDEELDVLAEPVEFLVGGDDLLARIEEALQGHRAGATVALHLEPEEAFGDYQDQLIFLEPRGLFPDALEEGMTFEGSALPQGCSPAAPRDSLYTVTDIYPEHVVLDGNHPLAGIALRLTLMVHGVREATEEEIGSGSAGTGFFRIQPGAAGSGLLH
- a CDS encoding efflux transporter outer membrane subunit, producing the protein MNLVGLAACGTVQPYERPALDVPAAFKEGVPGSGVWQAAQPQDAVPDDWWRLFNDPVLDQLQQQAQQANQNIALALARLRAAHAALDGSRAALAPTLGANAGSTRARSNGSAGRSIATADSIGLAAGWELDLWGRLSAGAEAAQASLQASADDLAAMRLSVQASVAQTYFALRAAEAQERLLGETLAAYQRNWDLTQNRYRAGVASSADVAQAQATYLSTQAQRIEAQTSRAQLEHALAALAGQAPAAFSLAPTAALPVPPPVPAQLPSRLLERRPDIAAAERRVAAANAQVGAARAAFFPALTLSASAGYRGTSWGDLVSAPNLVWSLGPALAATLFDGGARSAAVDAARAAQAQAAASYRQTVLTALQEVEDNLVAGAALEREQAVQAEAVAAAQRALDVVNNQYRAGTVAYLNVLSAQAQVLSAQNGLIGVRNRRLAAAATLLKNVAGRWEVAAAQ
- a CDS encoding multidrug efflux RND transporter permease subunit encodes the protein MSLSTPFIHRPIATLLLTLGLVLAGTVAFFLLPVAPLPQVDYPTISVSASLPGASPDTMAATVATPLERALGAIAGVNEITSSSSQGSTRVTLQFDLSRDIDGAARDVQAAINAARTLLPSGMPSNPTYRKVNPADAPIMILALTSGALTRGQMYDAASTVLAQKLSQVEGVGQATVNGGALPAVRVELDPVRLAANGISLEQVRAAITGTNANRPLGAVEREDHYWQVATNDQARQAADYAPLVLRWAGGNAVRLSDVADVADSVQDVRNYGVANGKPAILLQVYKQPGANILEAVERVRALLPQLKASIPEAIDITIVSDRTPTLRASLVEVERALALAVGLVILVVFLFLRNGRATLIPSVAVPASLAGTFGVMYLAGYTLDNLSLMALTVVTGFVVDDAIVVLENIMRHMERGMGALEAALQGSREIGFTVVSMSLSLIAVFVPIWFMGGIVGRFFREFAIVMSAAILVSMVVSLTTTPMMCAHLLRQPLRAPQRGRAGRWLDALAAGCLRGYRRSLAWCLRHQPLVLLALAGVVALNVHLYVAIDKGFMPEQDTGRVMGFIRADQASSYQAMEQRLKRFLAIVQADPAVEHVTGFTGGGQRNAAMMFMSLKPLAERQASSEQVIERLRQQLKDEPGARLFMVPQRDIRIGGRQSSGSLDFTLQADDIQDLRTWEPRIRQAMAQLPELEDVNSDVQDYGVQTTLEVDRDAVARLGLTMAQIDATLNDAFGQRQVGVIYNPLNQYRVVMEAAPRFLQSPETLRGFFFVNGRGERVPLTAFARITQTNTPLSVNHERGTPASTVSFSLAPGVSMSQATEAIHQAVAQLGVPVSVRGSFSGTAGAFQQALAGQPLLILAAMVAIYLVLGMLYESLVHPLTILSTLPSAGVGALLALMLFKTEFSLIALIGVILLIGIVKKNAIMMIDFALARQRQGHAGAAQAIYRACSLRLRPILMTTLAAAMGALPLALGRGDGAELRQPLGIAVVGGLLVSQLLTLYTTPVVYVVLDRLRQRVLRPRRKEIPHAV